In Gordonia phthalatica, one genomic interval encodes:
- a CDS encoding PHA/PHB synthase family protein: protein MATIPVDSTRVAFGLGDVEIDPEHAKDRRFSDSAWRENPGYFAIWQTYCAARSFALDLVNASEAEPLDLVKARTFVELCADVLSPSNSALTNPTVLAKAISTGGKSLARGARYALSDAIHRKGRPLRVDTDAFTLGKNMAATEGQVVYRNDLIELIQYAPQTDEVHATPLLASPPWINKFYIMDLAPDRSLIEWAVQHGRTVFAISYRNPDSTMRSLAFDDYLELGIRSAIDVIQEITDAPKVDVVAVCLGGAMTAIAAGTGDDRIGDLTLINTILDYSETGDLGGLTDDATLRRLESLMAKKGYLDGEDMAMTFDSLRANDLIFSYWISRWMLGEAPPAFDLLVWNEDATRMPAAMHSQYLRKLYNENQLAKGELEMCGVAVDLKNFQGDVYIVGAERDHIVPWTTSYAGARMFGKSARYVLSNGGHIAGIVSPPSKKTWTEAIGAPDAPAPDLPADATTWRKSATVTATSWWDDWVLWFGARSGEMQAPPAMGSDTHAPITPAPGTYVGS from the coding sequence ATGGCCACCATCCCGGTCGACTCGACCCGGGTCGCATTCGGCCTCGGAGACGTCGAGATCGACCCCGAACACGCCAAGGACCGTCGCTTCTCAGACAGCGCTTGGCGAGAGAATCCCGGCTACTTCGCGATCTGGCAGACCTACTGCGCGGCCCGCTCGTTTGCGCTCGATCTCGTCAATGCCTCGGAGGCGGAACCCCTCGACCTCGTCAAGGCCCGCACCTTCGTCGAACTGTGCGCCGACGTGCTGTCGCCGAGCAATTCCGCGCTGACCAATCCGACCGTGCTCGCCAAGGCGATCAGCACCGGTGGCAAGTCGCTCGCCCGCGGTGCGCGCTACGCGCTGTCCGACGCGATCCATCGCAAGGGCCGCCCCCTGCGCGTCGACACGGACGCTTTCACGCTCGGCAAGAACATGGCGGCCACCGAAGGCCAGGTGGTCTACCGCAACGACCTCATCGAGCTCATCCAGTACGCACCCCAGACCGACGAGGTCCACGCGACGCCGCTGCTCGCGAGTCCCCCGTGGATCAACAAGTTCTACATCATGGATCTGGCACCCGACCGCAGTCTCATCGAGTGGGCCGTCCAGCACGGACGGACCGTGTTCGCGATCTCGTACCGGAACCCCGATTCGACGATGAGATCGTTGGCGTTCGACGACTACCTCGAGCTCGGGATCCGTTCCGCGATCGACGTGATTCAGGAGATCACCGACGCGCCGAAGGTCGACGTCGTCGCCGTCTGCCTCGGCGGTGCCATGACCGCCATCGCCGCGGGGACCGGTGACGATCGGATCGGCGACCTCACCCTGATCAACACCATCCTCGACTACTCCGAGACCGGCGACCTGGGCGGGCTCACCGACGATGCGACTCTCCGGCGCCTCGAAAGCCTGATGGCCAAGAAGGGGTACCTGGACGGCGAGGACATGGCGATGACCTTCGACTCGCTCCGCGCCAACGACCTGATCTTCAGCTACTGGATCTCGCGCTGGATGCTCGGCGAGGCGCCCCCGGCGTTCGACCTGCTGGTCTGGAACGAGGACGCCACTCGGATGCCCGCGGCGATGCACAGCCAGTATCTCCGCAAGCTCTACAACGAGAATCAGCTGGCCAAGGGCGAGCTGGAGATGTGCGGCGTCGCCGTCGATCTGAAGAACTTCCAGGGAGACGTGTACATCGTCGGGGCGGAGCGGGATCACATCGTTCCGTGGACGACGTCGTACGCCGGCGCCCGGATGTTCGGGAAGAGCGCTCGGTACGTCCTCTCGAACGGCGGCCACATCGCAGGCATCGTCAGCCCGCCGAGCAAGAAGACCTGGACCGAGGCGATCGGCGCCCCCGACGCGCCTGCGCCGGACCTGCCCGCGGACGCGACGACGTGGCGGAAATCGGCCACCGTCACCGCCACCTCGTGGTGGGACGACTGGGTGCTGTGGTTCGGTGCGCGCTCCGGCGAGATGCAGGCTCCGCCCGCGATGGGCAGCGACACGCACGCCCCGATCACTCCCGCGCCCGGAACCTACGTCGGCTCCTGA
- a CDS encoding helix-turn-helix domain-containing protein: MTDGDPRPLTLGELIRTQREMAAMPMRRLAEMVGISNPYLSQIERNLREPSERVLEAIAENLKLSADVLAESTRTSDPEGQPEVIAAIRRDPDLTRAQRAALEEMYETFKDVTVSNRRRGTHG; the protein is encoded by the coding sequence ATGACCGACGGCGACCCGCGCCCGCTCACGCTGGGCGAACTCATCCGCACCCAGCGCGAGATGGCGGCGATGCCGATGCGCAGACTCGCCGAGATGGTCGGCATCTCCAACCCCTACCTGTCGCAGATCGAGCGCAACCTGCGCGAGCCCAGTGAGCGGGTGCTGGAGGCGATCGCCGAGAACCTCAAGCTGTCGGCCGACGTGCTCGCCGAGTCCACGCGGACCTCGGATCCCGAAGGGCAGCCCGAGGTGATTGCGGCGATCCGCCGCGATCCCGACCTCACGCGCGCGCAGCGGGCGGCGCTGGAAGAGATGTACGAGACCTTCAAGGATGTCACCGTCAGCAACCGGCGGCGCGGTACGCACGGCTGA
- a CDS encoding glycine cleavage system protein R: protein MRNLVLSVIGDDRPGLVSALADAVAAGGGNWERSQLAQLAGKFAGIVVVAVPDERAEALIAAVTGLDGLLEVAVHSGGDGAARDGEWHSLTIGVLGNDRAGIVHELSAALSASGVTIEKMTTGTREAPMAGGMLFEAQMDVLVPPTADAATIRADLERIAEELLVDLGIEGE from the coding sequence ATGCGAAATCTGGTGCTGTCGGTGATCGGTGACGACCGTCCGGGCCTGGTGTCGGCGTTGGCCGACGCGGTCGCGGCGGGCGGCGGGAACTGGGAGCGCAGTCAGCTTGCGCAACTGGCCGGAAAGTTCGCGGGCATCGTCGTCGTCGCGGTGCCGGACGAGCGCGCGGAGGCTCTCATCGCTGCTGTCACCGGGCTCGACGGACTGCTCGAGGTGGCCGTGCACAGCGGTGGCGACGGTGCTGCGCGCGACGGCGAATGGCACTCGCTGACCATCGGTGTTCTCGGCAACGACCGTGCCGGCATCGTCCACGAACTCTCCGCCGCGTTGAGTGCGAGCGGCGTGACCATCGAGAAGATGACGACCGGCACCCGAGAGGCTCCGATGGCCGGAGGCATGCTCTTCGAGGCGCAGATGGACGTGTTGGTGCCGCCGACCGCGGATGCGGCCACGATCCGCGCCGACCTGGAGCGGATCGCGGAAGAGCTGCTCGTCGACCTGGGCATCGAGGGCGAGTAG
- a CDS encoding MFS transporter, with translation MVRTSRPWLSLGVLSVVMLVIGLDMMVLMVALPELARDLNATTGDLQWITMVYPLALGALMIPLGAVGDRIGRVRLLSWSLLGFAAASVFCALSPTVSWLIAGRMLLGVAAAAITPLSMGVLPSLFPDPDERRRALGIWMAAAAAGVPIGPIFGGLLLQHFWWGSAFLIGVPFAVVAAVSARVLIPEPRESLATGPIDVVSAVVSTAAFGGLVYAFTSAGDAGWLSPRFLIGTVAALGLLTALVRRIRTAAHPLFRPELLASRSFLLGTALVSAAMLLLGGITFQYSQLFAVAFDADSLGVGLRLLPVIGGLIVGTRLVEPVASRLGQRAAGLASGLLIGVGALLQALLTTGGYGVFAAVMVLTGVGMGGLIPLSMDLAVGEVVGADAGSGSAVLQSLRQIGTALGVAIIGSVSSVAYQTGIDGLRLSALPHGVADAVRDNGVAGVAAAQSGAPDLVEPITSAFLRGVSAAGWVGVGIGCGLTLLCLLLPAQSGHGRSESNDDGATDGIAGAQEARDPGRPA, from the coding sequence ATGGTTCGCACTTCACGCCCCTGGCTGTCGCTGGGCGTCCTCTCGGTCGTCATGCTGGTCATCGGCTTGGACATGATGGTGCTGATGGTGGCATTGCCCGAACTGGCACGCGACCTGAACGCCACCACCGGCGACCTGCAGTGGATCACGATGGTCTATCCGCTCGCGTTGGGCGCCTTGATGATTCCCCTCGGCGCGGTCGGCGACCGCATCGGTCGCGTGCGACTGCTGAGCTGGTCCCTGCTCGGGTTCGCTGCGGCCTCGGTGTTCTGCGCACTGAGTCCGACGGTGTCGTGGTTGATCGCCGGACGCATGCTCCTCGGCGTCGCCGCCGCTGCCATCACGCCGCTGTCGATGGGCGTCCTCCCGAGCCTGTTCCCGGACCCGGACGAACGTCGGCGCGCGTTGGGGATCTGGATGGCGGCAGCGGCGGCAGGCGTGCCCATCGGCCCGATCTTCGGCGGGTTGCTCCTGCAGCACTTCTGGTGGGGATCAGCGTTCCTGATCGGCGTCCCGTTCGCCGTCGTCGCCGCCGTCTCCGCACGCGTGCTGATTCCCGAACCCCGGGAGTCGCTCGCCACCGGGCCGATCGATGTGGTCTCGGCCGTTGTTTCGACTGCGGCCTTCGGCGGCCTGGTCTATGCGTTCACCTCGGCGGGAGACGCCGGCTGGCTGTCGCCTCGATTCCTGATCGGCACGGTCGCAGCACTCGGCCTGCTCACCGCCCTGGTCCGGCGGATCCGCACGGCCGCGCACCCGCTGTTCCGCCCGGAGCTCCTCGCGAGTCGCAGCTTCCTGCTCGGCACCGCCCTGGTGTCGGCGGCGATGCTGTTGCTCGGCGGCATCACGTTTCAGTACAGCCAGTTGTTCGCGGTCGCCTTCGACGCCGACTCCCTCGGCGTCGGCCTGCGGCTGCTTCCGGTGATCGGCGGGCTGATCGTCGGCACCCGCCTCGTGGAACCGGTCGCCTCCCGGCTCGGACAGCGCGCAGCGGGCCTCGCATCGGGCCTGCTGATCGGGGTGGGTGCGTTGCTGCAGGCACTGCTGACCACCGGCGGATACGGAGTCTTCGCCGCGGTGATGGTTTTGACCGGAGTCGGCATGGGTGGACTGATTCCGTTGTCGATGGACCTGGCCGTCGGCGAAGTGGTGGGCGCCGACGCGGGTTCCGGCTCGGCCGTGCTGCAGTCTCTGCGGCAGATCGGCACCGCACTCGGCGTCGCGATCATCGGGTCGGTGAGCTCCGTGGCGTACCAGACCGGGATCGACGGCCTCCGTCTCAGCGCCCTGCCGCACGGGGTCGCGGACGCGGTCCGCGACAACGGTGTCGCCGGGGTGGCCGCCGCCCAGTCCGGTGCACCCGATCTGGTCGAACCGATCACCTCGGCGTTCCTCCGCGGCGTGTCCGCGGCCGGATGGGTCGGCGTCGGCATCGGATGCGGGTTGACGCTGCTCTGTCTGCTGCTTCCGGCACAATCGGGCCATGGACGAAGCGAATCCAACGACGACGGAGCAACCGATGGGATTGCGGGAGCGCAAGAAGCTCGCGACCCGGGTCGCCCTGCGTAA
- a CDS encoding TetR/AcrR family transcriptional regulator, with the protein MGLRERKKLATRVALRKAAFDLFAEHGYDATTTSQIAAAADVSPATFFRYFATKEALILEDDYDPLFLADTEPIDPSGNVPAQILRRAADLFDSLDEPTRSTETERARLVYSSPGLRAAQVTYQEKMLAAFVESVTRRATGPVDTAALEAAVGATFGAVMTFAGSPSGRWQLDSAALRRVADLFEAGLRVDRPA; encoded by the coding sequence ATGGGATTGCGGGAGCGCAAGAAGCTCGCGACCCGGGTCGCCCTGCGTAAGGCGGCGTTCGACCTCTTCGCCGAACACGGATACGACGCCACGACCACCTCACAGATCGCGGCGGCCGCCGACGTCTCCCCCGCGACCTTCTTCCGGTACTTCGCGACCAAGGAGGCGTTGATCCTCGAGGACGATTACGACCCGCTGTTCCTTGCCGACACCGAACCGATCGATCCGTCGGGCAACGTTCCCGCGCAGATCCTGCGTCGCGCCGCCGACCTCTTCGACTCACTCGACGAGCCCACGCGGAGCACCGAGACCGAGCGCGCGCGACTCGTCTACTCCTCCCCCGGGCTGCGCGCCGCGCAGGTGACCTACCAGGAGAAGATGCTCGCGGCATTCGTCGAGTCGGTCACCCGACGGGCGACGGGTCCGGTCGACACCGCGGCCCTGGAGGCCGCCGTCGGAGCGACCTTCGGTGCCGTGATGACCTTCGCCGGCAGCCCGTCCGGACGCTGGCAGCTGGATTCGGCGGCGTTGCGCCGTGTCGCAGATCTCTTCGAAGCGGGACTCCGGGTGGATCGGCCGGCGTGA
- a CDS encoding SDR family NAD(P)-dependent oxidoreductase, whose protein sequence is MDINGASAIVTGGASGIGAASARRLAARGAKVVIADLKAEDGEALAKEIGGAFVAVDVTDTAQIEAAVNKAVELGPLKAVVNSAGIGWAQRTIGKDGEFASAHNLDLYKKVIAINLIGTFDSVRLSATAMSRNEPNENGERGAIVNLASVAAFDGQIGQAAYSSSKGGVVGMTLPVARDLSAVGVRVNCIAPGLIDTPIYGSGPESDAFKANLGSNVLFPKRLGVPDELASMVEELITNSYMNAEVVRVDGGIRMPPK, encoded by the coding sequence ATGGATATCAATGGAGCAAGTGCAATCGTGACCGGCGGCGCGTCGGGCATCGGTGCGGCCTCGGCTCGCCGACTCGCCGCACGAGGCGCCAAGGTCGTCATCGCCGACCTCAAGGCCGAAGACGGCGAGGCGCTCGCCAAGGAGATCGGCGGCGCCTTCGTTGCCGTCGACGTCACCGACACCGCGCAGATCGAGGCCGCCGTCAACAAGGCCGTCGAACTCGGCCCGCTGAAGGCAGTCGTCAACTCCGCCGGCATCGGCTGGGCGCAGCGCACCATCGGCAAGGACGGCGAGTTCGCCTCCGCGCACAACCTGGACCTGTACAAGAAGGTCATCGCGATCAACCTGATCGGCACCTTCGACAGCGTCCGCCTGTCCGCCACCGCCATGAGCCGCAACGAGCCGAACGAGAACGGCGAGCGCGGTGCCATCGTCAACCTGGCGTCCGTCGCCGCGTTCGACGGCCAGATCGGTCAGGCCGCCTACTCGTCGTCGAAGGGCGGCGTCGTCGGCATGACCCTCCCGGTGGCCCGCGATCTCTCGGCCGTCGGCGTGCGCGTCAACTGCATCGCCCCCGGCCTGATCGACACCCCGATCTACGGCTCCGGTCCCGAATCCGACGCGTTCAAGGCCAACCTCGGCTCCAACGTCCTCTTCCCGAAGCGTCTCGGCGTGCCCGACGAACTCGCCTCGATGGTCGAGGAGCTGATCACCAACTCGTACATGAACGCCGAGGTCGTCCGCGTCGACGGCGGCATCCGGATGCCTCCGAAGTAG
- a CDS encoding VanW family protein, with product MTSSADTPGRRRWIVRGLIGGLLLVGIAFGVDAIVTHGHTARGAQIAEFDVGDLDAADARAVLVKLTTASHGPISVRTESGSAKLDPAALGAGFDVEATLQRLMDQPKNPWDRFLGMIGVSHSVSPVVNIDDAKFNEELDKHKGELEKAAVEGGVHFDGVRAVGDFPSQGMRIDRAAAKTSLTEHWLSGHTVDLAMEPFSPTVSAQTVQAALDGPAKNVTASNIVLAGRGEKLTLTPREVGSLVTFVPDGRGGLAPHVTSKNAKKVLGERAASTESAPVDATFSLSGGAPSVVPSTDGAKVDWRRTADTIGALSIEPDKREAKVTYKITKPKLDTKGARKLGVKEVVSEFTTGGFSGPSGENIRLVAQEVNGAVVLPGETFSLNGYTGTRGTAQGYVESGIIDHGRPSKAVGGGISQFATTLYNAAYFAGLEDAGHTEHAYYISRYPEAREATVFEGLIDLQFTNNTPYGIVIDTSWSPSDITVRMWSTKTVEVESITGPRTDPTSPTTIDVPAGDDCVPASGIPGFTASNTRIIRSLKTGAEISRHTRTVRYAPEPIVRCR from the coding sequence GTGACTTCTTCCGCTGACACCCCCGGCCGCCGCAGGTGGATTGTGCGTGGACTGATCGGCGGACTCCTGCTGGTCGGCATCGCCTTCGGTGTCGATGCGATCGTCACTCACGGGCACACCGCGCGCGGCGCGCAGATCGCCGAGTTCGACGTCGGCGACCTCGACGCAGCCGATGCCCGCGCCGTCCTGGTGAAGCTGACCACCGCGTCGCACGGTCCGATCTCCGTCCGGACCGAGTCGGGATCGGCGAAGCTCGACCCCGCCGCGCTCGGTGCCGGGTTCGACGTCGAGGCCACCCTCCAGCGGCTCATGGACCAGCCGAAGAATCCGTGGGACCGGTTCCTCGGCATGATCGGCGTCTCGCACTCGGTCTCGCCGGTGGTGAACATCGACGACGCCAAATTCAACGAGGAACTCGACAAGCACAAGGGCGAACTCGAGAAGGCGGCCGTCGAGGGCGGCGTCCACTTCGACGGCGTCCGCGCCGTCGGCGACTTCCCGTCGCAGGGCATGCGCATCGACCGCGCCGCGGCCAAGACCTCCCTCACCGAGCACTGGCTCAGCGGACACACCGTCGATTTGGCGATGGAGCCCTTCTCGCCGACGGTCTCCGCGCAGACGGTGCAGGCCGCGCTCGACGGGCCCGCGAAGAACGTGACCGCGTCGAACATCGTGCTGGCCGGCCGCGGAGAGAAACTCACCCTGACCCCGCGCGAGGTGGGGTCGCTCGTCACCTTCGTGCCCGACGGACGCGGCGGACTGGCTCCGCATGTGACGTCGAAGAACGCCAAGAAGGTCCTCGGCGAGCGCGCCGCCTCCACCGAGTCCGCACCGGTGGACGCGACCTTCAGTCTCAGCGGCGGTGCCCCGTCCGTGGTGCCGTCGACCGACGGAGCCAAGGTGGACTGGCGGCGCACGGCCGACACCATCGGTGCGCTGTCCATCGAACCCGACAAGCGCGAGGCCAAGGTGACCTACAAGATCACCAAGCCGAAGCTCGACACCAAGGGTGCCCGCAAACTCGGGGTCAAGGAGGTGGTCTCCGAGTTCACCACCGGTGGTTTCAGCGGGCCGTCCGGTGAGAACATTCGACTGGTCGCACAGGAGGTCAACGGCGCCGTCGTGCTGCCGGGCGAGACCTTCTCCCTCAACGGCTACACCGGCACCCGTGGAACCGCGCAGGGCTACGTCGAGTCCGGGATCATCGACCACGGGCGGCCGTCGAAGGCCGTCGGCGGCGGCATCTCGCAGTTCGCCACCACCCTTTACAACGCGGCCTACTTCGCCGGGCTGGAGGACGCCGGCCACACCGAGCACGCGTACTACATCTCCCGCTACCCGGAGGCGCGCGAGGCGACGGTGTTCGAGGGGCTGATCGACCTCCAGTTCACCAACAACACCCCGTACGGCATCGTCATCGACACGTCGTGGAGCCCGTCGGACATCACCGTCCGGATGTGGAGCACCAAGACGGTCGAGGTGGAGTCCATCACCGGCCCCCGCACCGATCCGACGTCGCCGACCACCATCGACGTCCCTGCGGGCGACGACTGCGTGCCGGCCAGCGGAATCCCCGGCTTCACCGCGTCCAACACACGGATCATCCGCAGCCTCAAGACCGGCGCCGAGATCAGCAGGCACACGCGGACCGTTCGCTACGCGCCGGAACCGATTGTCCGCTGCCGCTGA
- a CDS encoding acetyl-CoA C-acetyltransferase, whose translation MASYTPRKPETRQQRPVAILGGNRIPFARQDRAYATASNQEMFTSALQGLVSRFNLQGERLGMVAGGAVLKHSRDFNLIRECVLGSSLSHYTPGLDVQQACGTGLQAIQIVSDGIASGRYDVAVGGGVDTTSDAPIGVSEGMRRQMLEVNRAKSTADQIKAALGLATKLGIEIPRNGEPRTGLSMGDHAAITAKEFGIGRAEQDELAAASHNKMAAAYDRGFFDDLITPFMGLTRDENLRPGSTVEKLSTLKPVFGVDLGDATMTAGNSTPLSDGASTVLLSTDEWAAEKNLPVQAYLVDTETAAVDYVNGPDGLLMAPTYAVPRLLERNGLTLQDFDFYEIHEAFASVVLCHMQAWESEEYCTERLGLKKALGSIDRSKLNVNGSSLAAGHPFAATGGRIIAQAAKQINANGGGRALVSICAAGGQGVTAIVEG comes from the coding sequence GTGGCCTCGTACACCCCCCGCAAGCCGGAAACCCGCCAGCAGCGCCCGGTCGCCATCCTCGGCGGCAACCGCATCCCCTTCGCCCGACAGGACCGCGCCTATGCGACGGCCAGCAACCAGGAGATGTTCACCTCCGCACTCCAGGGACTCGTCAGCCGATTCAACCTGCAGGGTGAGCGCCTCGGCATGGTCGCAGGCGGTGCCGTCCTCAAGCACTCGCGCGACTTCAACCTGATCCGCGAGTGCGTCCTCGGCTCGTCGCTGTCCCACTACACCCCGGGCCTCGACGTCCAGCAGGCGTGCGGCACCGGCCTGCAGGCCATCCAGATCGTCTCCGACGGCATCGCGAGCGGCCGCTACGACGTCGCCGTCGGCGGCGGCGTCGACACCACCTCCGACGCCCCGATCGGCGTCTCGGAGGGCATGCGCCGCCAGATGCTCGAGGTGAACCGAGCCAAGAGCACCGCCGACCAGATCAAGGCGGCCCTCGGCCTCGCCACCAAGCTCGGCATCGAGATCCCGCGCAACGGCGAGCCTCGCACCGGCCTGTCGATGGGCGATCACGCCGCCATCACCGCCAAAGAGTTCGGCATCGGCCGCGCCGAGCAGGACGAACTCGCCGCCGCCAGCCACAACAAGATGGCCGCCGCCTACGACCGCGGCTTCTTCGACGACCTCATTACCCCGTTCATGGGTCTGACCCGCGACGAGAACCTTCGCCCGGGCTCCACCGTCGAGAAGCTGTCGACCCTGAAGCCGGTGTTCGGCGTGGACCTGGGCGACGCCACCATGACCGCGGGCAACTCCACACCGCTGAGCGACGGCGCGTCCACCGTGCTGCTCTCGACCGACGAGTGGGCCGCCGAGAAGAACCTCCCGGTCCAGGCCTACCTGGTCGATACCGAGACCGCCGCCGTCGACTACGTCAACGGCCCCGACGGCCTCCTGATGGCGCCGACCTACGCCGTCCCGCGCCTGCTGGAGCGCAACGGCCTCACCCTGCAGGACTTCGACTTCTACGAGATCCACGAGGCCTTCGCCTCCGTCGTCCTCTGCCACATGCAGGCGTGGGAGTCCGAGGAGTACTGCACCGAGCGTCTCGGCCTCAAGAAGGCACTCGGCTCCATCGACCGCAGCAAGCTGAACGTCAACGGCTCGTCGCTGGCCGCGGGCCATCCGTTCGCCGCCACCGGCGGTCGCATCATCGCGCAGGCGGCCAAGCAGATCAACGCCAACGGCGGCGGTCGTGCGCTGGTATCTATCTGCGCCGCGGGCGGCCAGGGCGTCACCGCGATCGTCGAGGGCTGA
- a CDS encoding 3-oxoacyl-ACP reductase: MVVAGNTDLYSSIVNSGPGAFIAARVGLPQPPTLRRYSASQPALAGPVLLGGSGRLVEPVREILTAGEDYTLVENNTDGRSADKLGAVVFDATGITKPAELEQLFEFFTPTMRSAGNSARFVVLGTTPELTEAADEHVAQRALEGFTRSLGKELRNGATAQLVYVSPEAKTGVSGLESTLRFLLSAKSTYVDAQVIRVGDAEAASVESWDKPLAGKVALVTGAARGIGATIAEVLARDGAHVIAADIPAAGEALSETANKVGGTALPLDVTAADAGEKIAEHVLERHGGLDIIVNNAGITRDKLLANMDAGRWNSVISVNLIAPQTLVNELVERKALRAGGAVVDVSSIAGIAGNRGQTNYGASKAGVIGLVDTYAPILAKEGITINAVAPGFIETAMTAAIPLATREVGRRMNSLQQGGQTVDVAETVAYFANPASNAVTGNVVRVCGQSLLGA; encoded by the coding sequence ATCGTCGTGGCAGGCAACACCGACCTGTATTCGTCCATCGTCAACAGCGGCCCGGGTGCGTTCATCGCAGCTCGCGTCGGCCTCCCGCAGCCGCCCACCCTGCGCCGCTACTCGGCGTCGCAGCCGGCCCTCGCCGGCCCCGTCCTGCTCGGCGGCTCCGGTCGCCTGGTGGAGCCGGTGCGCGAGATCCTGACCGCCGGGGAAGACTACACGCTCGTCGAGAACAACACCGATGGCCGCAGCGCCGACAAGCTCGGCGCCGTCGTCTTCGACGCGACCGGCATCACCAAGCCCGCCGAGCTGGAGCAGCTCTTCGAGTTCTTCACTCCGACCATGCGTTCAGCCGGCAACTCGGCGCGCTTCGTCGTCCTCGGCACCACGCCCGAGCTGACCGAGGCCGCCGACGAGCACGTCGCACAGCGCGCCCTGGAGGGCTTCACCCGGTCGCTGGGCAAGGAGCTCCGCAACGGTGCCACCGCACAGCTGGTCTACGTCTCGCCGGAGGCGAAGACGGGCGTCTCCGGCCTCGAGTCGACGCTGCGCTTCCTGCTGTCGGCGAAGTCGACCTACGTCGACGCCCAAGTGATTCGCGTCGGTGACGCCGAGGCCGCCTCCGTCGAGAGCTGGGACAAGCCGCTCGCAGGCAAGGTCGCCCTGGTCACCGGTGCCGCCCGCGGCATCGGCGCCACCATCGCCGAGGTCCTGGCGCGCGACGGCGCCCACGTCATCGCCGCCGACATCCCGGCTGCGGGCGAGGCCCTGAGCGAGACCGCGAACAAGGTGGGCGGAACCGCGCTGCCCCTCGACGTGACGGCGGCGGACGCCGGCGAGAAGATCGCCGAGCACGTCTTGGAGCGCCACGGTGGCCTGGACATCATCGTCAACAACGCGGGCATCACCCGCGACAAGCTGCTCGCCAACATGGATGCGGGTCGCTGGAACTCGGTCATCAGCGTCAACCTGATCGCACCGCAGACCCTGGTCAACGAACTCGTCGAGCGCAAGGCGCTCCGTGCGGGCGGCGCCGTCGTCGACGTCTCGTCGATCGCGGGCATCGCGGGCAACCGCGGTCAGACCAACTACGGCGCCTCGAAGGCCGGCGTCATCGGCTTGGTCGACACCTACGCGCCGATCCTCGCCAAGGAGGGCATCACCATCAACGCGGTGGCGCCGGGCTTCATCGAGACCGCGATGACCGCCGCCATCCCGCTCGCCACCCGCGAGGTCGGCCGTCGCATGAACTCGCTGCAGCAGGGCGGCCAGACCGTCGACGTCGCCGAGACCGTCGCGTACTTCGCCAACCCGGCGAGCAATGCGGTCACCGGCAACGTGGTCCGCGTCTGCGGCCAGAGCCTGCTCGGCGCCTGA
- a CDS encoding MaoC/PaaZ C-terminal domain-containing protein gives MTKTVTLTSLPGAGQLYPKAVAAMLPVIGKPARVSPTATLPDTVYRIENLRIDQSQLKDYCRTTGLQFGTTVPLPFLFVLQFPLAMSIMVSSDFPFGAVGSVHLENKIERLRAIGVDEPLTISAHAENLREHRKGMVVDVISEFRVGRELVAVQTGTFLKQQRTSLSDGERGPAPKDATPPPPGRVLSVDLSLIRQYADASGDRNPIHMADLTAKAFGFPRAIAHGMWSAAALLDNVEAQLPDAVVYSVRFGKPVLLPAKVNTYTTPVDGGFDVSMLNRHKGYPHVTGTLRPRD, from the coding sequence ATGACCAAGACAGTCACTCTGACGTCCCTGCCGGGCGCCGGGCAGCTGTACCCGAAGGCCGTGGCCGCGATGCTGCCGGTGATCGGGAAGCCCGCCCGCGTCAGCCCGACGGCGACGCTCCCGGACACCGTCTACCGCATCGAGAACCTGCGGATCGACCAGTCGCAGCTCAAGGACTACTGCCGGACCACCGGATTGCAGTTCGGCACCACGGTGCCGCTGCCGTTCCTGTTCGTCCTGCAGTTCCCCCTGGCGATGAGCATCATGGTGTCGTCGGACTTCCCGTTCGGCGCCGTCGGCTCGGTGCACCTGGAGAACAAGATCGAGCGCCTGCGCGCGATCGGCGTCGACGAGCCGCTCACCATCTCCGCGCACGCGGAGAACCTGCGTGAACACCGCAAAGGCATGGTCGTCGACGTGATCTCCGAGTTCCGCGTCGGCCGCGAGCTGGTGGCCGTGCAGACCGGCACGTTCCTGAAGCAGCAGCGCACCAGCCTCTCCGACGGGGAGCGCGGCCCGGCACCGAAGGACGCGACTCCTCCGCCGCCCGGCCGCGTCCTCAGCGTGGACCTGAGTCTGATCCGCCAGTACGCGGACGCCTCGGGCGACCGGAATCCGATCCACATGGCCGATCTGACCGCGAAGGCGTTCGGCTTCCCGCGGGCCATCGCGCACGGCATGTGGAGTGCCGCCGCACTCCTCGACAACGTGGAGGCCCAGCTTCCCGATGCCGTGGTGTACTCGGTCCGCTTCGGCAAGCCGGTCCTGTTGCCCGCCAAGGTGAACACCTACACCACCCCCGTCGACGGCGGCTTCGACGTGTCCATGCTCAACCGACACAAGGGATACCCGCACGTCACCGGGACGCTGCGTCCCCGCGACTGA